One region of Pogona vitticeps strain Pit_001003342236 chromosome 1, PviZW2.1, whole genome shotgun sequence genomic DNA includes:
- the FIBIN gene encoding fin bud initiation factor homolog — MPLGLRLMWLLGCSASLCRGYFDGPLYPEMSNGTLHHYFVPDGDYEENDDPEKCQLLFRVSDRLRCAAAGAAGAHEEGQRLPFPAAPSLTLREEFTLLGRQVEDAARVLEGIRKSISYDLDGEESYGKYLRRESTQIGDAYANSDKSLGELENKFRQGQEHEGREESRLGQDFLGMLVHARALLKETLAVSAGLRDKYELLALTVRSHGTRLSRLKTELLKG; from the coding sequence ATGCCGCTGGGGCTGCGCCTGATGTGGCTGCTGGGCTGCTCGGCCAGCCTGTGCCGCGGCTACTTCGACGGGCCGCTCTACCCGGAGATGTCCAACGGGACGCTCCACCACTACTTCGTGCCGGACGGCGACTACGAGGAGAACGACGACCCAGAGAAGTGCCAGCTGCTCTTCAGGGTGAGCGACCGGCTGCGCTgcgcggcggcgggggcggcgggcgCCCACGAGGAGGGCCAGCGGCTGCCTTTCCCGGCGGCGCCCAGCCTGACGCTCCGCGAGGAATTCACCCTCCTGGGCCGGCAGGTCGAGGACGCGGCGCGGGTGCTGGAAGGCATCCGCAAGAGCATCTCCTACGACCTGGACGGCGAGGAGAGCTACGGCAAGTACCTGCGCCGGGAGTCGACGCAGATCGGCGACGCCTACGCCAACTCGGACAAGTCGCTGGGCGAGCTGGAGAACAAGTTCCGGCAGGGCCAGGAGCACGAGGGCCGCGAGGAGAGCCGCCTCGGCCAGGACTTCCTGGGCATGCTCGTGCACGCGCGCGCCCTCCTCAAGGAGACCCTGGCCGTCTCGGCGGGCCTGCGGGACAAGTACGAGCTGCTCGCCCTCACCGTCCGCAGCCACGGCACGCGCCTCAGCCGCCTCAAGACCGAGCTTCTCAAAGGCTGA